The following is a genomic window from Bacillus sp. V2I10.
TGCTGAAGTCAGCAATGGATGAGCTTCAGCTTGATTATTTTGAAGCAGACGGCGAAGCAGCTTTTTATGGTCCAAAGCTTGATGTGCAAGTCCGCACAGCGCTTGGAAAAGATGAAACGCTTTCTACTGTTCAGCTTGACTTCTTATTGCCGGAGCGTTTTGATTTAAATTATGTCGGCGAGGACGGCAAACAGCACCGCCCAGTTGTTATTCACCGCGGGGTAGTATCAACAATGGAGCGCTTTGTTGCATTCTTGATTGAAGAATACAAAGGGGCTTTCCCGACTTGGCTCGCTCCGACACAAGTGCAGGTAATTCCGGTTTCACCTTCTGTGCACCTTGATTATGCAAAAAAAGTTCAAGAACTGCTGCAGGCTGAAGGAATCCGCGTAGAGCTTGACGCACGCGATGAAAAGATCGGCTATAAAATCCGCGAGGCGCAAATTCAGAAAACACCTTATATGCTTGTTGTCGGTGACAATGAAGCGGCTGAATCTGCCGTTAATGTCCGCAAATACGGAGAACAAAAATCAGAGACAATTGCTCTTAAAGAATTTATCGAAGGAATCGTAAAAGAAGTGAAGAGATAAAATCTTCTCGAAAAAAAGTATTGCACATCCAGTAAATGTTTGATACAATTCATTTTGTTGCAATAAAACCAGCATGACTTGACAGCGGAAATTTTTTCGTGATATAATTTGCAGGGTAATTGAATAGAAGTTTGTCTTGCAAGCAGAAGCACCCGCTTCTCACCTGATCGACGCATCATTGCAGTCTACAGGTTTACGACTATATATACTTAGTATACTAAATCGTAGTGTGGGTGTTTTGTGCGCCCACACTTTTTTGTTTTTCAAGAAAGTGTAGCACAAACAATTCATCTGTTCAGTTAAAAATCCTTGGAGGTGGCTAATTATTAGCAAAGACATGATGGTAAACGATGGAATTCGCGCTCGTGAGGTTCGTCTAATTGGTGCAAATGGCGACCAGCTTGGAATTAAATCTCGCCAAGAGGCGCTTGAGATTGCTGCCAGATCGAATCTTGATTTAGTTTTAGTTGCTGCAAACGCGAAACCACCTGTATGTCGTATTATGGACTATGGCAAATTCCGTTTTGAGCAGCAAAAGAAAGATAAAGAAGCACGTAAAAATCAAAAGATCATCAGTATTAAAGAGGTTCGCTTCAGCCCGACAATTGATGAGCATGATTTTAACACAAAACTTAAGAATGCACGCAAGTTCCTAGAAAAAGGAGACAAAGTGAAAGCTTCTATCCGTTTTAAAGGCCGTGCAATCACTCATAAAGAAATTGGTCAACGTGTTTTAGACCGTTTTTCTAAAGCTTGTGAAGATTTAAGTACAATTGAGTCTCATCCGAAAATGGATGGACGCAGCATGTTCTTGGTTCTAGCACCTAAAGTAGAAAAGTAAAGATACGAGGAGGAATACCTTATGCCAAAAATGAAAACTCATCGCGGCGCTGCAAAGCGTTTCAAAAAGACTGGATCAGGTAAATTAAAACGTTCACACGCTTACACTAGCCATTTATTTGCTAACAAATCTACAAAAGCAAAACGCAAACTTCGCAAAGGCACTTTAGTAAGCAAAGGCGACTTCAAACGCATCCGTCATTTATTAGATAATATTAAATAATTCGTTTTCACATAGGAGGGAATTGACATGCCAAGAGTAAAAGGCGGTACTGTCTCACGTCAAAGACGTAAAAAAGTTCTTAAATTAGCTAAAGGTTATTACGGTTCAAAACATACATTATACAAAGTTGCTAACCAGCAAGTAATGAAATCATTAATGTATGCTTACCGCGATCGCCGTCAGAAAAAACGCGATTTCCGTCAGCTTTGGATTACTCGTATCAACGCAGCTGCTCGCTTGAATGGTCTTTCTTACAGCCGTTTAATGCATGGCTTAAAGCTTGCTGGCATCGAAGTAAACCGCAAAATGCTTTCTGAGCTTGCTGTAACTGATGCTCAAGCATTTGCTCAATTAGCAGACGCTGCTAAAGCAAAATTAAACAGCTAATCGCTGCAGAAAGGTCATTCTCACCGTTTGAGAATGGCCTTTTTTCTCATTATTTTAAAGTAGATAAGAAAGTTTGGAGCATTGATGGCAAGCGGAAGCAAGCCCAGCTCCTCGGACAGAACAAATCCGTCAAAATAGTCAAAACCGGACTTTGCTGCTGATCTGTCATGCCAGAGCTAAACAGGCACTTGCACTTTTCTTAAAGAAAGGATGATGATGATGGCGCTTTTGATCAGTTATTACATATTGCTGAATATTTACGGCTTTTATTTAATGGGAGCAGATAAAAATAAAGCTAAAAAGGGACAATGGAGAATTAAAGAAAGCAATCTTTGGTTTATTGGCTTTATTGGGGGAGCGATCGGGCTGACAATTGGAATGAACACTTTCAGGCACAAAACGAAGCATCAATCTTTTGTTGTCGGTCTGCCTGCTTTAATGATTATTCATCTCGTCCTGTTCGGCTATTTTTTATATAAGATGTCATAATACTCCATTGAATAAGATACAATTTAGTACACACGATTCTCACAAAAAGTCATCTTATGAACTGCATGAAAGAGGTGAGGACAATCGATCTTGCAACTTCTGCAGTCGTTTCAACGGTTCAGTCAACAGGCTTTCTAGCCCCGCTTTTTTTTATCTTTATGCACATTTTAAGACAGTTTTTGTTCATTCCTGTAGTTGTCATCTGCATCATTGGCGGAATTTTATTCGGCACTCAATTTGGGACCTTTTATTCCATTATTGGCCTGACTGTCGCAAGCATAAGTTTTTATACCCTATCAAAACAATTTCCTTCTTTTTTGGAGCGTTTTTCAGGGTTAAAGAAAAAATGGCTTGGAAACTATACGAGACTTTCTGTAGGGCAAATTATTGTTCTCAGAATGATCCCATTCGTTAACTTTTCCATTTTATCGTTTTGTATCCTTGATCGGTCGACTTCATTTAAAGACTACGCAAAGCTTTCTTTTTGGACTC
Proteins encoded in this region:
- the infC gene encoding translation initiation factor IF-3; its protein translation is MISKDMMVNDGIRAREVRLIGANGDQLGIKSRQEALEIAARSNLDLVLVAANAKPPVCRIMDYGKFRFEQQKKDKEARKNQKIISIKEVRFSPTIDEHDFNTKLKNARKFLEKGDKVKASIRFKGRAITHKEIGQRVLDRFSKACEDLSTIESHPKMDGRSMFLVLAPKVEK
- the rpmI gene encoding 50S ribosomal protein L35 yields the protein MPKMKTHRGAAKRFKKTGSGKLKRSHAYTSHLFANKSTKAKRKLRKGTLVSKGDFKRIRHLLDNIK
- the rplT gene encoding 50S ribosomal protein L20, with translation MPRVKGGTVSRQRRKKVLKLAKGYYGSKHTLYKVANQQVMKSLMYAYRDRRQKKRDFRQLWITRINAAARLNGLSYSRLMHGLKLAGIEVNRKMLSELAVTDAQAFAQLADAAKAKLNS
- a CDS encoding DUF1294 domain-containing protein, whose translation is MALLISYYILLNIYGFYLMGADKNKAKKGQWRIKESNLWFIGFIGGAIGLTIGMNTFRHKTKHQSFVVGLPALMIIHLVLFGYFLYKMS
- a CDS encoding TVP38/TMEM64 family protein; translated protein: MNCMKEVRTIDLATSAVVSTVQSTGFLAPLFFIFMHILRQFLFIPVVVICIIGGILFGTQFGTFYSIIGLTVASISFYTLSKQFPSFLERFSGLKKKWLGNYTRLSVGQIIVLRMIPFVNFSILSFCILDRSTSFKDYAKLSFWTHIPAAFCFTSFGAYFGKFSLVTTIVLIGTLILFVYLLREKRVIIKWHDFFAKTMQKP